TAACCCGCTTGCTGGACAAAAAGAGCCTCAACTAAAGGTGACCACTGTTCGTGACTATGACTTGGAACAAGTTGACTCTTGTATCAAGTCTATCTACACTAgtttgatgatgatgggTTTTATGCACTTATACATGAAATACACGAACCCATTGTTGATGCAGTCAATCTCGCCTGTGAAAAGCGCGCTAGAAAACAACGAAGTTCGTATCCACTTGTTTGGAAAGCCGGCAACTGGTGATTTCAAGCGTCCTTTCAAGCAGGCAGGACTATTTGGTATGGGTGCTAGTAACCAGCCATTGGTCGACAAGAAGAGTATTGAGGAGGCTGAAAAAGCTGGTACTGGTGGTATTAAGACCGAATGAATGATGGGCTTTTTGTTGAACGTTTTTCGATAGACTATAGTTTGTAGTGTAAAAGGATATGCCACCAAATGTAACTGAAGTAATAATATCTTTGGGCCTTTTTTTTTCTCAAGATTATCACACCCTTCGTGAGGGACACTGTTTGGCATTCAGTGCCACTTTGTTGCTTTCTATATATCTATTTATGTATATACAGAGACTGTACAGTAAATGACAGATAATACCAAGCTTATAAACTCTAAGGTGCTCGTACTCGGCGCTGGTGGTCTTGGATGTGAAATTCTGAAGAACCTTGCTATGGTTGGGTTCCCTAATATTCATGTTGTTGACATGGATACCATAGAGCTGACAAACCTCAACAGACAGTTCCTATTTCGAGAGCAAGATATTGGCAAGCCAAAAGCTACCGTCGCAGCTCAGTACATCAATAACCTTAAATTACCAAGCGCCGAACATGGTAGTGACGTGCAGGTAGTTCCTCATGTAGGTGACCTTACAAAGCTACCCATCGATTTTTGGAAACAGTTTACGGCAGTAATATGTGGTCTAGACGCCGTAGAACCTCGTCGCTATGCTAGTTGGCTGTTGGTTCGCCTGACCTATGAATCAAACTTTGAGGTTTGCATTCCTTTAATCGATGGAGGGAGTGAAGGGTTTTCCGGGCATTGCAGGACAATTATTCCCGGTATCAATGCATGCTACGAGTGTACAATTGGTACCTTACCGCCGCCAGATCAGTCATATCCTTTATGTACTATAGCTAACAATCCAAGACTTCCAGAGCACGTTGTGACCTACGTTCTGACTGTGCAATGGCCTGAATCTGAACTTCACAATAGAAACTATTCACTTGATTCGCCTGAAGCACTTGCATGGCTCGTTGCTAGATGCGAAGAGCATGCGTCGAAATTTGGCATAGACCCCACAACTTTAACTGAAAAGTTCATTCTTGGAGTTGCCAAAAATGTCGTCCCAAGTGTGATAACTACTAATGTTATAATTGCAGCTCTCTGTTGCACGGAGCTTCTAAAGTTAGTACTGGACCTTGCGGATGACATAGAAAACGCTCCAAACTTCATGCTTTACAATGGCAATGACGGGTGTTTTGCATATAGTTTTAAGCATGACAAACTACCAGACTGTAGTGTCTGCAGATATGCTAAGAAGTCAGAAGAGTCTCTTATAGACTAGTTTTATTGTGGTTTAGCCACGTGAAGTTTTCTAGGCTTCgtttaaaattaaaaaggGAAGTGGTTAAAATATGGTTTAGTAACACATAA
The Eremothecium sinecaudum strain ATCC 58844 chromosome II, complete sequence DNA segment above includes these coding regions:
- the SND3 gene encoding Snd3p (Syntenic homolog of Ashbya gossypii ADL332C; Syntenic homolog of Saccharomyces cerevisiae YBR106W (PHO88)) translates to MNSQVTNLVIMLAMMKVSQRLNMEDPTTIFYIRVLYATCTITTYLIYAFTRRRILAKNDLTTLKYVIPANPLAGQKEPQLKVTTVRDYDLEQVDSCIKSIYTSLMMMGFMHLYMKYTNPLLMQSISPVKSALENNEVRIHLFGKPATGDFKRPFKQAGLFGMGASNQPLVDKKSIEEAEKAGTGGIKTE
- the UBA3 gene encoding NEDD8-activating protein UBA3 (Syntenic homolog of Ashbya gossypii ADL333C; Syntenic homolog of Saccharomyces cerevisiae YPR066W (UBA3)), coding for MTDNTKLINSKVLVLGAGGLGCEILKNLAMVGFPNIHVVDMDTIELTNLNRQFLFREQDIGKPKATVAAQYINNLKLPSAEHGSDVQVVPHVGDLTKLPIDFWKQFTAVICGLDAVEPRRYASWLLVRLTYESNFEVCIPLIDGGSEGFSGHCRTIIPGINACYECTIGTLPPPDQSYPLCTIANNPRLPEHVVTYVLTVQWPESELHNRNYSLDSPEALAWLVARCEEHASKFGIDPTTLTEKFILGVAKNVVPSVITTNVIIAALCCTELLKLVLDLADDIENAPNFMLYNGNDGCFAYSFKHDKLPDCSVCRYAKKSEESLID